TATAATATTATACCTACTGCATGGGAAAGATTGAGAACCGGGTAGCTTGGATTTGCTGGAATGTGAAGAAGGAAATCACTTTTGAAAATCTCCTCCCTAGTTAAACCTACACTCTCTCTACCAAAAATTAATGCTACCCTTTTACCTTGAATTAAAGGGAATAATTCCCAAGGCTTTATTGACTTTCTTAAAATATCTCCTTTATTATCAGCTATGCTAGAAGTAGCTATTTTAATATCAACATCAGCAATCGCATCGTTAAAATTATTTACAATTTTAGCATTCTCTAAAAATTCTTTGCCACCTGCAGAGAATTTTATTGCCTCAGAAATATTTACCTTGGGATTAACTATATATAGTTCGTCAACAAGAAAATTCTTACATAATCTAGCAATAAAGCCTACATTGTACTCACCTTCTGGTTCTACTAATACTACTCTAATCATTCTCCCTTATCACCTCTAAGCCCACAAGTCTCTCATATCCAATAACCTTTTCGTATTTGCGTAAAATTTTATATCTTTTCTTGTGAATAGCATATAATATCTTGTCCTCGTCACTTAATGACGAGAATAAGGTATAAATTCTATTAGCGTTCACCTCATTTAAAAATTCCATAAGAACTTTAGCTCCATCCTTCCCTCCAGACCAACTATAACCTATCCATTGATTATATTCCTCAACTGGTAAATAAGGAGGATTAAAAATAGCTACGTCAAAATTTTGTCTCCTAAGACAAGTTAGTAAATTGCAATTAAGAATATCATAGTTACTAGGATTAAAAAATTTTTCATTAATTTTTAATGAACATAACGTAGATAACGTAGCATATGGATTTATGTCAACAAAGATAACTTTAGCTCCTCTCATTAAAGCCAATAAACCTAATACACCAGACCCAGATCCCATATCTAAAACTCTGTCTCCTTTATTTACCCTAATTAAATTAAGTAAGAGCTCGGTATCGTCCGAAGGTTCGTACGTTTGATCGTTCAAGCAGAGCTTAACTCCATGGAATTCAATAACTCTAATATTTGCCAAGGCTTAAATTCCCTCACCTTTAGATCACTATATGAAATACCTCCGCACAGCTTAGAAACTCTTCTTAATGTTTTATTCTTATATTTACTGATACATCTTATCAACTCATCAATGTCCTTCCTATATTGCCTCACTCTATTAAATATCACTATAGTTGAGAAAACTTTAGGTGAGGGTCTAAAATCTCGTGGAGGGATCACATCTTTAGCTTGAATACTAAAATGATAGTTCAGTAAAAAGGAAATATACGTAGAATCATTTAGTACTTTTTCCACAAAATCATTTTGAAGTATTAATAATAGCCTACGTATACCATCCATTTTAACTATTTCCTTGAAAAAATCAGAAGTTATTTGATATGGTAATGAAGATACTAATTGCCCCCTTAATACTGGTAAATGTCTCGCATCAGCTATTACGAGATTATATCCTTTCAAATATTTTATAAACTTCTTATCCAATTCTATACAAATATCAGGTTCTAAAAATCTAGTAATGTTACCTTTACCACATCCTACTTCTAATATGGGTCTAATATTATTATCAATATATGAAATAAACTTACTTATTACTCTCTCGTTAACTAGAAAAACCTGCGAAAGCTTTACCTTAGCTTTTCAATGTAACCCACATAAATTGGTTGTTGTTCTAATCTTTTATTTTCATCTACGATAATAGGATATACAAATAAGTAATATTTCTCTCCTCCTTGCATCTCCTTTATTATCCTTTCTACTAACATTGAAACTACGTCTTTAACGCCTATTCTCGCCTCTATATCTTTAAAACTATCAAAGGGTTTTTTCTTTCTTTCCTCTAAAATTATTCTTAGGGTTTTCTTACCTATATTAGGTAATAATTCTAATGCATGAAGTTTTAACGTCAAAGGCTCGGCCTTATTAAAAACTTCAACAAATATCCTCTCTTTTTCTAAAATTATCTTTTGTAAAACTTTAGGCAAATTGTCTTTAGATAACGATGTTAAATCATCATATGTGATATGCGCATCTACTTTGACATTAGAATTTGACTCCAATTCTATCTTTTGCTCAGGGGAGAAATCCAAATTAAAAGCTAAAGGAGTGAGCTCGAGTAATAAGAAGTAGTCCTCTCCCACTGCTTGTATAAGTGGCCTATCTCTATGAAACTTATGTTTATCTAATGGATTGCCTTCCCTCATATAATCTAAAACATATACTACTCGCTCCTTTACTAGCTTCCTTCTTTGCAAATCTACTTCCCTAAGAAGTAATAGATTCTAAAAGTAAAAACTCAACTCTTAATGTATTTCTTAATTATATCAATTATTTTTTGTATATCGTCTGAAGAATATGACTTGTTAGAATCCATTATTAGAATACTTCTAACTTCATCTGGCGTCAAAGGACAAATACTGGCTAAAACAGCCCTCACGTCTTCCCTATTTACAATACTGCTAAGCTCTTCCATAATTTTCTGTGCTACTTCCGCATCACATTTCTCTACGCTATTTAAATAATCATAAGTCCTCTGTAATAAATTGGATGAAACACCAGATTTTATTACTTCCCCTAATAATTTCTTTGCAACAGAATATGGAATATAATGCTCATCAACTATATAGACGGATGACAATTACTAATCACCTAGTAGGGCTAAAAGGAACTAAATGCTCAGGTCTAATAATAATTAACTTTTGCTTATCACCTATTGAAACGGAAACCATATATGCTTTACCTCTTCTGCCAACTATCTTGCCTACCTTCCCTTGATAACGCCTATGTGGCATTCCAGAATGAACTGAAGAGTTTATTTTTATTACTACTTGATCTCCCTCTTTATAATCGACCATTAATCTACTTAATGGTGGTATTGCACCTCTCTCTCTAGGACTTTTCCTCAACAAGCTTCTCGATCTGGTTCGATAACCCCTAGAATGTTTAACCATACTAATTCCCTCATATTCATTATATACCACATAATTAAGATTTTTGTTGGAAAAACATTTAAAGCAAAACTAAAGTACACTATATAGGTTGCGGGGGTGCCCGAGCCTGGTCAAAGGGGGCGGACTTAAGACCCCGAAGTAAGAGATCCGCTGGCGAAGGCCTGCACGGGTTCGAATCCCGTCCCCCGCACTATTTATATAATATGTTGCACTTTTTCTTATGCTTTAGAAACTCTGATTTTTGATTTGTATTGAAACCTTATAGTCATAAAAATTAGTGATAGAATGGATTTAGTTTATTGGCGATATAATTTAATATAAATCAGAGAAATTAATAGAAACACCATATCTATAGATCCTATATTAGCTTTTATTAATCTAAAATTTTATTCTTATAATAAAATCAGACAATATCCCATCACAAGGTTATCTATTTTCATTAAGTTTTAATCAATTAAAATATGCAACAATGTTTTTTTCTAAATTCTACGCACGTACAAATGGGCCCGTGGGGATTTGAACCCCAGACCACTCGGTTTCTCAAGGGAATTTATGAGCCGAGCGCTCTACCGAGCTAAGCTACGGGCCCACATATACATTAACTAAAAAACTCTTTTTAAGACTTACGCTTTTATGTTTAGGTACCAGACTTCCACTGTTCTAAGTACCCCTTTTGTTCTTCCGTTAGTTCATCAATTTGAACTCCAATAGATTTTAGTTTTATTCTAGCAACCTCATAATCTAATTCGATTGGCATATTATACACTTTATTTTGCAATTTTCCCTTGTTCTTAACTAGGTATTCGACAGCTAATGCTTGATTAGCAAAGCTCATATCCATAACCTCACTAGGATGCCCCTCTGCAGCAGCTAAATTAACTAATCTACCTTCTGCCAACAAATATATCTTCTTGCCATTTTGTAGAACGTATTCATCTACATAAGGTCTTATGTTTCTTACACTGACCGCAGATTCCTTCAGACCTTTAACATCTATCTCGACGTTAAAATGTCCGGCATTAGCTAAAATAGCCCCGTTTTTCATGTTAAGCATATGCTCTACTCTTATTACTTTAGTGTTTCCAGTTGCAGTTACAAATATATCCCCAATACGTGAGGCTTCTGAAATTGGCATTACATCAAATCCATCCATTACTGCCTCTAATGCCCTTATGGGATCAACTTCAGTAACTATAACTCTAGCACCTAAGCCTCTTAATCTGTTAGCTATACCTCTTCCTACCCATCCATAGCCAGCTACTACTGCAACTTTTCCAGCTAATAAAATGTTTGTAGCTCTAATTATTCCGTCTATTGCGCTTTGTCCAGTACCGTATCTATTATCAAAAAGATACTTGGTATACGCGTTATTCACGGCGATGACGGGATATTTTAGGACTCCTTGTTTCTCCATAGCCCTAAGTCTAATCACACCGGTAGTAGTTTCCTCAGTACCACCAAAAACCTTCAACTCAGAAGACATTTTCTCATGTACAAATGCGTGTAAATCCGCGCCGTCATCCATAACTATATGTGGCTCATGTATTTTTACAATACTTTCTATATTATTATAGTATTCGCTTTCACTTTCTCCCCTCCATGCAAATACGGATATTCCCTCGGTCACTAGAGCCGCTGCAACTTCATCTTGAGTAGAAAGAGGATTACTTGCTGCTAATGCAACTTCAGCGCCACCCATTTTAAGGGTTTTGACTAATGCTGCAGTCTCCTTAGTTACATGAAGAACAGCAGATATGTTTACTCCCTTTAACGGTTTTTCTGCTTCAAACCTCTTTCTTATCTCTAATAACGTGGGCATATGCATTTCTGCCCATTCTATTTGTTTTTTACCATCATTTGCGAGCGAAAGATCCTTTATTTTGTAGTTCATCGTAAGTTTTTTATCGTGATTATATAAAAAGCTTAAGAGTTAGCCTATTTTTAAGATATAAAAATAGGCATTAAGTGAGAGAGACGAGAGACACTCCTTTTTACGCAATACTGCTCTATTGATAACTTATACACAAACCATAGTTAACTTCCAGCTATCGGTATCATTGTCAATTTATGATTTTTAACTATTGTATCAATACATAGACTCTTAGTTAGTTAGAAACTCTATAGGGATTTTTTAGAAACCGAATATTTTGGCTGTAACTAAGCTTATATTCAAAACCAAATCTATACGTAGTAGAGAATCATAATATACCATTTTACAGGAAAAAATTTGAGAGGGATGACCAATAATATCCGTTTTAAAATTATAAATCCACTCAATATAATAATTCCGAAAAATGCGGGGGGCGGGATTTGAACCCGCGAAGGCCTTCGCCAGTAGGGCCTGAGCCTACCCCCTTCGACCTAGCTCGGGCACCCCCGCAGACACTATCTATAATGTAGCAGTGTGATAAATTAATAATTTTATTTCCAGTCTGTATACCTAAAAGAAGGAATCGTATATAGGACAGCTCCGTCGTTATTTTTAGAAAGTTGCATAAATAATTTAACCTCTCGTATACCATAATAATTTCAAGTTGTCATTAATACATAACTTTCAGTAAGTTTTTCCTTACTTGTCTATCTACTTAAGTTATAATATGCCAGTTCTCTAATAAGGTTATATAGAAAAATTGACACTATTATACTTTAAAAATACCAGACAAAAAACTGATACTTTTACGCCGGGGGCGGGATTCGAACCCGCGAGCCTCAGAGAGGCAGTAGGTCCCTCGTAGCTCGCTGGAAAATGGGTCTCGAGCCTACCCCCTTAGTCCGCTCGGGCACCCCGGCACTTATATCTTAGTAATTGAAAAATTTAAAATTAGGCGGGAACGTAAATTGGGTCTTCATCTGTAGATATTTTGGTTATCTTTTTAAATTCATTTTTGATATTCTTAGGTAAACTAAATGATACTTTATGGGAATAACCATCATAGAACCGTAACTGCCCATCTATACGTTCTTCTATTCTGGTATTTATTTCATTTTCCGAAATTAAGTCTGGCCTTACTCCACCATAAACAAAACCCCATAAACCGTCAAAAGAAGCCATATATGTATATGAGGCGGATGCTTCCTTAAAGACGTCTTTTATGGTATTATAAATCGTAACATACACTTCTAATGAAAATGAAGGAGATGTAGCTTGTGTTACTATACCACCTTTTTCATTTAGTATTCTTTTTAACTTTTCATAAAATTCCTTTGTGTAAAGTTTATAGGATGTTGAGTCCTTTATAGGGTCAGTTAAGTCTAATATTACAGCATCATATTTCTCTTTAGTCTCTTCTACGAATTTATATCCATCCCCTATTATTAAGTTAGTCCTTTTATCATCAAAAGCGCCTTGGTGCCATTCGTATAAATATTTCCTTGCAAATTCTATAACCTTATCGTCTATATCTACCATTGTAACTTTTTTTACTGACTTATATTTCAGAACCTCCCTAAGCGTTGCACCTTCTCCTCCGCCTAGGATTAACACATTAGTAGGAGGTGTTGGTAATGATAACAACAAGGGATGAACAAGTAGCTCATGATATATATATTCATCAAATAGTGTAGATTGTACTTTTCCGTCTATGATAAGACCTCTCCCGAATCTTGTAAACTCCACCAACATTATATGCTGATATGGAGTCTTCTCCTCTGCTAATACCTTATCTATTAAGTGCCCATGAAATTCATAGGGCGTTTGCCACTCTATAAGCCAATGCCAGCCAAACATTACTTTATTCTAACCCCATTAACTTTCTTGTTCTGCCAACTATACTTTCTTATTTTCTTTGACTTGCCAAACCCACAAG
The nucleotide sequence above comes from Sulfolobus tengchongensis. Encoded proteins:
- the trmJ gene encoding tRNA (cytidine-2'-O-)-methyltransferase TrmJ codes for the protein MIRVVLVEPEGEYNVGFIARLCKNFLVDELYIVNPKVNISEAIKFSAGGKEFLENAKIVNNFNDAIADVDIKIATSSIADNKGDILRKSIKPWELFPLIQGKRVALIFGRESVGLTREEIFKSDFLLHIPANPSYPVLNLSHAVGIILYEIWKNRGILNNPQTSTISEHSIQLIDKYTETLYKLLKRSDEDYKMYIAMKRAIIRGVKDEEEARVIVHFLRKLYTRIIHNEKEMSNVS
- a CDS encoding HemK2/MTQ2 family protein methyltransferase, with protein sequence MANIRVIEFHGVKLCLNDQTYEPSDDTELLLNLIRVNKGDRVLDMGSGSGVLGLLALMRGAKVIFVDINPYATLSTLCSLKINEKFFNPSNYDILNCNLLTCLRRQNFDVAIFNPPYLPVEEYNQWIGYSWSGGKDGAKVLMEFLNEVNANRIYTLFSSLSDEDKILYAIHKKRYKILRKYEKVIGYERLVGLEVIREND
- a CDS encoding 16S ribosomal RNA methyltransferase A, producing the protein MSYIDNNIRPILEVGCGKGNITRFLEPDICIELDKKFIKYLKGYNLVIADARHLPVLRGQLVSSLPYQITSDFFKEIVKMDGIRRLLLILQNDFVEKVLNDSTYISFLLNYHFSIQAKDVIPPRDFRPSPKVFSTIVIFNRVRQYRKDIDELIRCISKYKNKTLRRVSKLCGGISYSDLKVREFKPWQILELLNSMELSSA
- a CDS encoding DUF655 domain-containing protein → MQRRKLVKERVVYVLDYMREGNPLDKHKFHRDRPLIQAVGEDYFLLLELTPLAFNLDFSPEQKIELESNSNVKVDAHITYDDLTSLSKDNLPKVLQKIILEKERIFVEVFNKAEPLTLKLHALELLPNIGKKTLRIILEERKKKPFDSFKDIEARIGVKDVVSMLVERIIKEMQGGEKYYLFVYPIIVDENKRLEQQPIYVGYIEKLR
- a CDS encoding DNA-directed RNA polymerase subunit F; its protein translation is MSSVYIVDEHYIPYSVAKKLLGEVIKSGVSSNLLQRTYDYLNSVEKCDAEVAQKIMEELSSIVNREDVRAVLASICPLTPDEVRSILIMDSNKSYSSDDIQKIIDIIKKYIKS
- a CDS encoding 50S ribosomal protein L21e gives rise to the protein MVKHSRGYRTRSRSLLRKSPRERGAIPPLSRLMVDYKEGDQVVIKINSSVHSGMPHRRYQGKVGKIVGRRGKAYMVSVSIGDKQKLIIIRPEHLVPFSPTR
- the ahcY gene encoding adenosylhomocysteinase, whose amino-acid sequence is MNYKIKDLSLANDGKKQIEWAEMHMPTLLEIRKRFEAEKPLKGVNISAVLHVTKETAALVKTLKMGGAEVALAASNPLSTQDEVAAALVTEGISVFAWRGESESEYYNNIESIVKIHEPHIVMDDGADLHAFVHEKMSSELKVFGGTEETTTGVIRLRAMEKQGVLKYPVIAVNNAYTKYLFDNRYGTGQSAIDGIIRATNILLAGKVAVVAGYGWVGRGIANRLRGLGARVIVTEVDPIRALEAVMDGFDVMPISEASRIGDIFVTATGNTKVIRVEHMLNMKNGAILANAGHFNVEIDVKGLKESAVSVRNIRPYVDEYVLQNGKKIYLLAEGRLVNLAAAEGHPSEVMDMSFANQALAVEYLVKNKGKLQNKVYNMPIELDYEVARIKLKSIGVQIDELTEEQKGYLEQWKSGT
- the speE gene encoding polyamine aminopropyltransferase; translated protein: MFGWHWLIEWQTPYEFHGHLIDKVLAEEKTPYQHIMLVEFTRFGRGLIIDGKVQSTLFDEYIYHELLVHPLLLSLPTPPTNVLILGGGEGATLREVLKYKSVKKVTMVDIDDKVIEFARKYLYEWHQGAFDDKRTNLIIGDGYKFVEETKEKYDAVILDLTDPIKDSTSYKLYTKEFYEKLKRILNEKGGIVTQATSPSFSLEVYVTIYNTIKDVFKEASASYTYMASFDGLWGFVYGGVRPDLISENEINTRIEERIDGQLRFYDGYSHKVSFSLPKNIKNEFKKITKISTDEDPIYVPA